The following coding sequences lie in one Deltaproteobacteria bacterium genomic window:
- a CDS encoding LysR family transcriptional regulator, which translates to MSRPDLNLLVALDVLLDAGSVVAAARRLRLSPSAMSRTLARLREATGDPLLARAGRGLVPTPRALELRERVGTLVQDAEAVLRPVAAIDLAVLERTFTLRTSEGFAETFGPRLIARTQADAPGVRLRFVQKLDRDSGALREGAVDLETGVVGRTVGPEVRSQALFRDRFVAVVREGHPLTLGRLSAARYAAARHVGITRRGLDRGPVDDALAPLGLRRDLVVGVGGFATAIALARDSELVATVPDRHTQGLRAGMAALALPFAAPEVTVALLWHPRMEADPAHRWLRQCVREACGERSSGAAARRSPPRSKASSKRAPRA; encoded by the coding sequence ATGTCGCGACCCGATCTCAACCTGTTGGTCGCGCTCGACGTGCTGCTCGATGCCGGCAGCGTGGTCGCGGCGGCGCGTCGACTGCGGCTCAGTCCGTCGGCGATGAGCCGCACACTCGCGCGTCTGCGCGAGGCCACTGGCGATCCGCTGCTCGCCCGTGCGGGCCGTGGCCTGGTGCCGACGCCACGCGCGCTGGAGCTGCGCGAGCGGGTCGGCACGCTGGTGCAGGACGCCGAGGCGGTGTTGCGACCGGTCGCGGCGATCGATCTCGCCGTGCTCGAGCGAACCTTCACCCTGCGCACGAGCGAGGGCTTCGCGGAGACCTTCGGACCGCGCCTGATCGCGCGCACGCAGGCCGACGCGCCGGGCGTCCGCCTGCGCTTCGTGCAGAAACTCGACCGCGACAGTGGTGCACTGCGCGAGGGCGCCGTCGATCTCGAAACCGGCGTGGTCGGTCGCACCGTCGGTCCCGAGGTGCGATCGCAGGCATTGTTCCGCGATCGCTTCGTGGCGGTCGTGCGCGAGGGGCATCCCCTGACGCTCGGTCGGCTCAGCGCGGCGCGCTACGCCGCCGCGCGCCACGTCGGCATCACGCGACGCGGGCTCGATCGCGGGCCGGTCGACGACGCGCTCGCGCCCCTGGGCCTGCGTCGCGACCTCGTGGTCGGCGTCGGCGGCTTCGCGACCGCGATCGCCCTGGCGCGCGACTCGGAGCTGGTCGCGACGGTGCCCGACCGGCACACGCAGGGGCTGCGCGCGGGCATGGCTGCGCTCGCACTGCCGTTCGCCGCGCCGGAGGTGACCGTGGCGCTGCTGTGGCACCCCCGCATGGAGGCCGACCCCGCCCACCGGTGGCTGCGGCAGTGCGTGCGGGAGGCCTGCGGCGAGCGCTCGAGCGGCGCGGCGGCCCGCCGGTCACCGCCGCGATCCAAGGCGTCGTCGAAGCGAGCGCCGCGAGCCTGA
- a CDS encoding trypsin-like serine protease, which yields MRMLAVLLASGLPIAAVAAPGGPSPVYGGEAVSACAWPTSVFLGGCSGTLIHPEIVMYAAHCGDGIPEVYFGEDFSDPEAPIEGFSVATEYCEVNPAADLAASLQEFRATDFAFCKLAEPVLEVPIVPPLVGCETTVLVPGQTVTLVGFGLDEQGEFAVKRAVETNLNYIDDAGVAVIGGNGESSCNGDSGGPAYVQLPDGSWRAFGIVSGPNVGDCGDAGWYATSFLAVPFIEERSGIDVTPCHYSNGDWNPSPTCGEFPLDPDDGTGKQWSQGCAGGPTSPWGSACGPAYDDSPDVLAPEATITKPKDRARFDIEDGADNHPLTVKAAATDDISGVRQLALAIGGVVIDGGIRRSPPWAWNVLLPPGVWSLQIEATDWAGNTALSTEVVIGVDEDPPAAPEQGTSSDGGAASSSGDTPEPASTGTLGSTSGLGAETSGGVAPQSSSDGGCGCRSAGDDGSVPLAAGVLLVWLRAARRRRHRARVAAVAVAGALLSCSGEAPDAAATTGSTTGNDTATNTGETTGDTTATTTTTAPSSESSSSDGASTGAACEPGTEACHCAEGFACNADLACMLDTCVPCETGTFACPCAFAAEREQGSCDAGLLCFGGLCALPQPCPYVEDGSCDEPYTCLPGTDAFDCCATQRGVCEERDAGGRCPPGSDPDDCGGDDTTAASSGTDASSGTDASSGTDASSGTDASSGTDASSQDPAS from the coding sequence ATGCGCATGCTCGCGGTGTTGCTCGCCAGCGGCCTGCCGATCGCCGCGGTCGCGGCGCCCGGGGGCCCCAGCCCGGTGTACGGCGGCGAGGCGGTCTCCGCCTGCGCGTGGCCGACCAGCGTCTTTCTCGGGGGCTGCAGCGGCACGCTCATCCACCCCGAGATCGTCATGTACGCCGCCCACTGCGGCGATGGGATCCCGGAGGTCTACTTCGGCGAGGACTTCTCGGATCCCGAGGCACCCATCGAGGGCTTCTCGGTCGCGACGGAGTACTGCGAGGTGAACCCGGCCGCCGACCTGGCCGCGTCGCTCCAAGAGTTCCGCGCGACCGACTTCGCGTTCTGCAAGCTGGCGGAGCCGGTGCTCGAGGTGCCGATCGTGCCGCCCCTGGTGGGCTGCGAGACGACGGTGTTGGTGCCGGGGCAGACGGTCACGCTGGTCGGCTTCGGCCTCGACGAGCAAGGCGAGTTCGCCGTGAAGCGTGCGGTCGAGACGAACCTGAACTACATCGACGATGCTGGCGTCGCCGTCATCGGCGGTAACGGCGAGAGCTCGTGCAACGGCGACTCGGGTGGGCCGGCCTACGTGCAGCTGCCGGACGGGAGCTGGCGCGCGTTCGGCATCGTCTCGGGCCCGAACGTGGGCGACTGCGGCGATGCGGGTTGGTACGCCACGTCATTCCTCGCCGTGCCGTTCATCGAGGAGCGCAGCGGCATCGACGTCACGCCGTGCCACTACTCCAACGGCGACTGGAACCCGAGCCCGACCTGCGGCGAGTTCCCGCTCGACCCCGACGATGGCACCGGCAAGCAGTGGTCGCAGGGCTGCGCCGGCGGCCCGACCTCGCCGTGGGGGAGTGCGTGTGGACCCGCCTACGACGACAGCCCCGACGTACTCGCGCCCGAGGCCACGATCACCAAGCCGAAGGATCGCGCTCGCTTCGACATCGAGGACGGCGCCGACAATCATCCGCTGACCGTGAAGGCCGCTGCGACCGACGACATCAGCGGGGTTCGACAGCTCGCGCTCGCGATCGGTGGCGTCGTGATCGACGGTGGCATCCGCCGCAGTCCGCCGTGGGCATGGAACGTCCTGCTGCCGCCCGGGGTGTGGTCGCTGCAGATCGAGGCCACGGACTGGGCCGGCAACACCGCGCTGTCGACGGAGGTCGTGATCGGCGTCGACGAGGATCCCCCAGCTGCGCCCGAGCAGGGCACCAGCAGCGACGGCGGCGCGGCGTCGTCGAGCGGCGACACGCCCGAGCCTGCCAGCACCGGCACGCTCGGATCGACCAGCGGCCTCGGTGCAGAGACCTCCGGCGGCGTGGCGCCGCAGAGCTCGAGCGATGGCGGCTGTGGTTGTCGGAGCGCGGGCGACGACGGCAGCGTTCCACTCGCCGCGGGCGTCTTGCTGGTGTGGCTGCGCGCGGCTCGGCGTCGACGCCATCGCGCCCGCGTGGCTGCGGTCGCCGTGGCTGGCGCGCTGCTCTCGTGCAGCGGCGAGGCCCCCGATGCCGCTGCGACCACCGGCTCGACCACGGGCAACGACACCGCCACGAACACCGGCGAGACCACGGGCGACACCACCGCGACGACGACGACGACGGCGCCATCGAGTGAATCGTCGAGCTCCGACGGGGCGTCGACCGGTGCCGCGTGCGAGCCCGGCACCGAGGCGTGCCACTGCGCGGAGGGCTTCGCGTGCAACGCCGATCTCGCGTGCATGCTCGACACCTGCGTGCCGTGCGAGACCGGCACCTTCGCGTGTCCCTGCGCGTTCGCAGCCGAGCGCGAGCAAGGCAGCTGCGACGCCGGTCTTCTGTGCTTCGGCGGCTTGTGTGCGTTGCCGCAGCCTTGCCCGTACGTGGAAGACGGCAGCTGCGACGAGCCGTACACGTGTCTGCCCGGCACCGACGCGTTCGATTGCTGCGCGACGCAGCGTGGCGTCTGCGAGGAGCGTGACGCGGGTGGCCGCTGCCCACCCGGCTCCGATCCGGACGATTGCGGCGGCGACGATACCACCGCGGCCAGCAGCGGCACGGATGCCAGCAGCGGCACGGATGCCAGCAGCGGCACGGATGCCAGCAGCGGCACGGATGCCAGCAGCGGCACGGATGCCAGCAGTCAGGATCCGGCCTCGTAG
- a CDS encoding tetratricopeptide repeat protein produces MSSGDEPIGARLERVEIPSDAVAAARLSALVKAQLLDEPVAEVRVDRFIVLDTLGAGGMGVVYAAYDPQLDRKVAIKLLRRFGATERDADRERLLREARALAKLSHPNVVPVYEVGEHDGGVFLAMEFVRGATLRERVTPQTPWRETVAIYLQAGEGLAAAHASGLIHRDFKPDNALIGEDGRVRVVDFGLARGHGPSAPDDAIAAGASIATLDERLTAVGATVGTPGYMAPEQRRGAPVDARGDQYSFCAALLEALGGGLPRVDGDGERIAVPSHVPTRVRQALARGLATAPGDRFESMRGLLDALHRARSGARRVRIAAALALALGVGAGAMLSRSWTDADPCPDATPELAGVWDPTRAQALLAAADPLGPVARAAAEGTAAELDRHTAAWIAERHASCEALYVRRTDSQLRFDRRMRCLDRQRAAVDSLVTALVEAPAPAWAHAVEAAVELAPAVECDGGDVDAAVPTSPEQLAAIDALHVRIDRVETLGRLGSLREAHALAEQIVADALAMGHRPTEAEALRLRAGLLGSEHRDAESLAVLEDAAWRAEAGRADELALDILAKCLTVTSDLGELEQADAFAPRVQGALERLARPTSVELQVLRARSTLALAHGQLADAEAIARAGVELGTRLHGADSLWVGQDLNNLGLMQYEQGKFAEARVSFDAALRIKRAWLGPEHPDVIMARTNLAGVDEREGHVARARDELESVIADAERSLAPSPLLAAALGNLANLEAMQGHGAAAVAWAERGVDVLDRTVEPDDLRYLPALLVLGLAYDAVGRSQDERAAYERAYAIADRRDPDHPQKAYLLNNLAELDLAVGDVAAAREKLVRALELWTRTHGADHPVTGQLEHTLARAELAAGAHAEAATHARESITILSRGAAADDERSLADARWLLAQASAGVHGRPDAEGLDAARVAAADFARLGDAARAAEAQAFVEKFAAP; encoded by the coding sequence ATGAGCTCCGGCGACGAGCCGATCGGCGCCCGCCTGGAGCGCGTCGAGATCCCGAGCGACGCGGTCGCGGCCGCGCGGCTGAGCGCGCTCGTCAAGGCCCAGCTGCTCGACGAGCCGGTCGCGGAGGTGCGCGTCGATCGCTTCATCGTGCTCGACACGCTCGGGGCCGGCGGTATGGGGGTCGTGTATGCGGCCTACGATCCGCAGCTCGATCGCAAGGTCGCGATCAAGCTGCTGCGGCGCTTTGGGGCGACCGAGCGCGACGCGGATCGCGAGCGACTGCTGCGTGAAGCCCGGGCGCTGGCGAAGCTGTCGCATCCCAACGTCGTGCCGGTCTACGAGGTCGGTGAGCATGACGGCGGCGTCTTCCTGGCGATGGAGTTCGTGCGCGGCGCGACCCTGCGCGAGCGCGTCACGCCGCAGACGCCGTGGCGCGAGACGGTCGCGATCTACCTGCAAGCGGGTGAAGGTCTCGCGGCGGCCCACGCATCCGGGTTGATCCACCGCGACTTCAAGCCCGACAACGCGCTGATCGGCGAGGACGGTCGCGTGCGCGTGGTCGACTTCGGGCTCGCGCGCGGCCACGGGCCGAGCGCGCCCGATGACGCGATCGCGGCCGGGGCCTCGATCGCGACCCTCGACGAGCGCCTCACGGCCGTGGGGGCGACGGTCGGGACGCCCGGCTACATGGCGCCGGAGCAGCGCCGCGGCGCGCCCGTCGACGCCCGCGGGGATCAGTACAGCTTTTGCGCCGCGCTGCTCGAGGCCCTCGGTGGTGGGCTGCCGCGGGTCGACGGCGACGGCGAGCGGATCGCGGTGCCGTCGCATGTGCCCACACGCGTGCGGCAGGCGCTCGCGCGCGGCCTCGCGACCGCACCGGGCGATCGCTTCGAGAGCATGCGTGGGCTGCTCGACGCGTTGCATCGTGCGCGCTCGGGCGCACGGCGGGTGCGCATCGCCGCCGCACTCGCGCTCGCGCTCGGCGTGGGGGCCGGCGCGATGTTGAGTCGCTCGTGGACCGACGCCGATCCCTGCCCCGACGCAACCCCGGAGCTGGCAGGGGTGTGGGACCCGACGCGTGCGCAGGCGCTGCTCGCCGCGGCGGACCCGCTGGGGCCGGTCGCGCGCGCGGCCGCCGAGGGCACCGCGGCCGAGCTCGATCGACACACGGCGGCGTGGATCGCCGAGCGCCACGCGAGCTGCGAGGCGCTGTACGTGCGCCGTACGGACTCGCAGCTGCGCTTCGATCGACGCATGCGCTGCCTCGATCGCCAGCGCGCCGCGGTCGACTCGTTGGTGACCGCGTTGGTCGAAGCGCCCGCGCCCGCGTGGGCCCACGCCGTCGAGGCTGCGGTCGAGCTCGCGCCCGCGGTGGAGTGCGACGGGGGCGACGTCGATGCCGCGGTGCCCACCAGCCCGGAGCAGCTCGCGGCCATCGATGCGCTGCACGTGCGGATCGATCGCGTCGAGACCCTCGGTCGGCTCGGTAGCCTCCGCGAGGCCCACGCGCTCGCCGAGCAGATCGTGGCGGACGCGCTGGCCATGGGCCATCGCCCGACCGAGGCCGAGGCATTGCGCCTGCGCGCGGGCTTGCTCGGGTCCGAGCACCGTGACGCCGAGTCGCTGGCGGTGCTGGAGGATGCCGCGTGGCGGGCCGAGGCGGGGCGCGCCGACGAGCTTGCGCTCGACATCCTCGCGAAGTGCCTCACGGTCACGTCCGACCTCGGCGAGCTCGAGCAGGCCGATGCCTTCGCACCACGGGTGCAGGGGGCGCTCGAGCGGCTCGCACGACCGACGTCGGTGGAGCTGCAGGTGCTGCGTGCCCGCAGCACCCTCGCCTTGGCCCACGGTCAGCTCGCCGACGCCGAGGCGATCGCGCGGGCGGGCGTCGAGCTGGGGACGCGCTTGCACGGCGCGGACTCCCTGTGGGTGGGTCAGGACCTCAACAACCTCGGCCTCATGCAGTACGAGCAGGGCAAGTTCGCCGAGGCGCGGGTGTCGTTCGACGCGGCGCTGCGGATCAAGCGAGCGTGGCTGGGCCCCGAGCACCCCGACGTGATCATGGCGCGGACCAACCTCGCGGGCGTCGACGAACGCGAGGGACACGTGGCGCGTGCGCGCGACGAACTCGAGTCCGTGATCGCGGACGCGGAGCGTTCATTGGCGCCCAGTCCGTTGTTGGCGGCCGCACTCGGCAACCTCGCCAACCTCGAGGCGATGCAGGGCCACGGCGCTGCAGCCGTGGCCTGGGCCGAGCGCGGGGTCGACGTGCTGGATCGGACCGTCGAGCCCGACGATCTGCGCTACCTCCCCGCGCTGCTCGTGCTCGGGCTCGCCTACGATGCCGTGGGTCGATCACAGGACGAGCGGGCGGCGTACGAGCGCGCCTACGCGATCGCCGATCGCCGCGACCCCGACCACCCGCAGAAGGCCTACCTGCTCAACAACCTCGCCGAGCTCGATCTCGCGGTCGGCGACGTCGCGGCGGCGCGCGAGAAGCTGGTGCGCGCGCTCGAGCTGTGGACGCGCACGCACGGCGCCGATCATCCGGTGACCGGGCAGCTCGAGCACACGCTGGCGCGGGCGGAGCTGGCCGCCGGTGCCCACGCCGAGGCCGCGACCCATGCCCGCGAGAGCATCACGATCCTCAGCCGAGGTGCCGCCGCCGACGACGAGCGGTCGCTCGCGGACGCCCGCTGGCTGTTGGCGCAGGCGTCCGCGGGGGTGCACGGGCGCCCCGACGCCGAGGGGCTCGACGCCGCGCGGGTGGCCGCGGCCGACTTCGCGCGGTTGGGCGATGCCGCGCGCGCCGCCGAGGCGCAGGCTTTCGTCGAAAAATTCGCTGCGCCGTGA
- a CDS encoding sigma-70 family RNA polymerase sigma factor, translating into MATDAELLTAWQAGDRRAGSELIDRFLEPVRRFFYNKVDGGIDDLVQQTFLACVQRRDQIRDPDAFRGYLFAAARNKLYDHLRGRGAIAAGPIDPAVSSILDAGVSPSGALAARDDERLLLVALRHLPIDLQVALELYYFERVRGHELEIALGVPAGTVRSRLRRGLALLKDKVEQLADTPESRRGSSANLQAWAERLDADADADADADADAG; encoded by the coding sequence GTGGCCACCGACGCCGAGCTGCTGACCGCCTGGCAGGCGGGCGATCGCCGCGCCGGCAGCGAGCTCATCGACCGCTTCCTCGAGCCGGTGCGGCGCTTCTTCTACAACAAGGTCGACGGCGGGATCGACGACCTCGTCCAGCAGACCTTTCTCGCCTGCGTGCAGCGGCGCGATCAGATTCGCGACCCCGACGCGTTCCGCGGCTACCTGTTCGCGGCCGCCCGCAACAAGCTCTACGACCACCTCCGTGGCCGCGGGGCCATCGCGGCGGGGCCGATCGATCCGGCGGTGTCGTCGATCCTCGACGCTGGCGTCTCGCCGAGCGGCGCGCTGGCGGCCCGCGACGACGAGCGGCTGCTGCTGGTGGCGCTGCGGCACCTGCCGATCGACCTTCAGGTCGCGCTCGAGCTCTACTACTTCGAGCGCGTGCGCGGCCACGAGCTGGAGATCGCGCTCGGTGTGCCGGCGGGCACGGTCCGCAGTCGTCTGCGACGCGGGCTCGCGCTCTTGAAGGACAAGGTCGAGCAGCTCGCCGACACGCCCGAGTCGCGGCGAGGGTCGAGCGCGAACCTGCAGGCGTGGGCCGAGCGGCTCGACGCCGACGCCGACGCCGACGCCGACGCCGACGCCGACGCTGGATGA
- a CDS encoding MFS transporter, with the protein MHRPSTPPPATPGPNGPSAPFAQLSLAALALSMLLSALGTSIANVALPTLAIALHASFGEVQWIVLAYLLAVTSSIVGAGRLGDLLGRRRVLLVGLALFTAASALAGLAPSLGVLLLARAVQGLGAAVMMALSLALVGESVPAAKTGGAMGLLGTTSAIGTALGPSLGGLLIDALGWPAVFLLEVPLGAAAFALAHRSLPADRPRARAATFDLAGSLVLAASLGAYALAVTLGRGHLGLVELAWLSTAALGGALFVRIEARASAPLVQLSLLRDRDLAVGLATSLLVSTVVMATMIVGPFYLAGALGMDTGAVGLVMSTGPLVAALVGVPAGRIVDRIGSARTSVAGLAAVTIGAGLLAITPVGLGMLGYVAPIVVVTAGYALFQAANNTAVLRAVASPQRGLVSGVLQLSRNLGLVTGASVMGAVFAFGAGSDEPALAGPTAVASGMHATFAVAAGLAAIALALLVGRRRVHTLIVAGSLAVLASPGIASAAPREGAAPSSTALDHAMVLRSADGGSSLRLLGLLQIEHAHAWNDRAPDTDAIGLHRARLGLVGSVLRKELRYTFIADFAGTSPRLVFANLDYALLRERLVLRAGQFKRPFSRSFLTPGSELSLVDRPPTVAAFGDNADLGVMLHGGAGHRLEYAAGVFNGAGPNVVPDRVHPLVAARVGYGSRGATPYTEGDLSGGAARVAIAAAVMLDLDADGEHAGSTRAVVDATVMAHGLSLGAAVYARTRQRGAQWSRQFLDAIGHHTQLGYVIAGRVEPVLRYAVVQPIGVTATHELAGGLAVYLRGHAIKWQTSVSARLGGRGARSTAAVTLTSQLGVAF; encoded by the coding sequence ATGCATCGCCCCTCGACGCCCCCTCCCGCGACCCCAGGCCCGAACGGGCCGAGCGCGCCATTTGCGCAGCTGTCCTTGGCCGCGCTCGCGCTGTCCATGCTGCTGTCGGCGCTCGGCACCAGCATCGCCAACGTCGCGCTCCCGACCCTCGCGATCGCGCTGCACGCCAGCTTCGGCGAGGTGCAGTGGATCGTGCTGGCGTACCTGCTCGCGGTGACCTCGTCGATCGTCGGCGCCGGACGCCTGGGCGACCTGCTCGGCCGACGCCGGGTGCTGCTGGTGGGCCTGGCGCTGTTCACCGCCGCCTCGGCGCTGGCCGGACTCGCACCGAGCCTGGGCGTGCTGCTGCTCGCGCGCGCGGTCCAGGGCCTCGGCGCGGCCGTGATGATGGCGCTGTCGTTGGCGCTGGTCGGCGAGAGCGTGCCGGCGGCGAAGACCGGCGGCGCGATGGGCCTGCTCGGCACCACCTCGGCGATCGGCACCGCGCTCGGCCCCTCGCTGGGCGGCCTGCTGATCGACGCGCTCGGCTGGCCTGCGGTCTTCCTGCTCGAGGTGCCACTGGGCGCGGCCGCGTTCGCACTCGCCCACCGCAGCCTGCCCGCCGATCGCCCCCGAGCCCGCGCGGCGACGTTCGACCTCGCGGGCTCGCTGGTGCTGGCGGCGTCGCTCGGTGCCTATGCACTCGCGGTGACCCTCGGTCGTGGGCACCTGGGCCTCGTCGAGCTCGCGTGGCTTTCGACCGCGGCGCTCGGTGGCGCACTGTTCGTCCGCATCGAGGCCCGCGCGAGCGCACCATTGGTGCAGCTGTCGCTCCTGCGCGACCGCGACCTCGCGGTCGGACTGGCCACGAGCCTGCTGGTCTCCACGGTGGTGATGGCGACGATGATCGTCGGCCCGTTCTACCTCGCGGGTGCGCTGGGCATGGACACCGGCGCGGTCGGACTCGTGATGTCGACCGGTCCACTGGTCGCGGCGCTGGTCGGTGTGCCGGCCGGCCGCATCGTCGATCGCATCGGCAGCGCGCGCACGAGCGTCGCGGGCCTGGCCGCGGTCACCATCGGCGCGGGCCTGCTGGCGATCACGCCGGTCGGCCTCGGGATGCTCGGCTACGTCGCACCGATCGTGGTGGTGACCGCCGGCTACGCGCTGTTCCAGGCCGCGAACAACACTGCGGTGCTGCGCGCGGTGGCGTCCCCGCAGCGCGGGTTGGTGTCGGGCGTGCTGCAGCTGTCGCGCAACCTCGGCCTCGTCACCGGCGCGTCGGTGATGGGCGCCGTGTTCGCCTTTGGCGCGGGTAGCGACGAGCCCGCGCTCGCGGGGCCGACGGCGGTCGCCTCGGGCATGCACGCGACCTTCGCGGTCGCGGCCGGGCTCGCCGCGATCGCGCTCGCGTTGCTGGTGGGCCGACGGCGCGTGCACACGCTGATCGTCGCGGGGTCGCTCGCCGTGCTCGCGTCACCTGGCATTGCGAGCGCGGCCCCACGCGAGGGCGCGGCGCCATCGTCCACCGCGCTCGATCACGCGATGGTGCTGCGCAGCGCCGACGGCGGCAGCAGCCTGCGATTGTTGGGGCTGCTGCAGATCGAGCACGCCCACGCGTGGAACGACCGCGCGCCCGACACGGATGCGATCGGGCTCCACCGCGCGCGTCTCGGCCTCGTGGGCAGCGTGCTGCGCAAGGAGCTGCGCTACACCTTCATCGCCGACTTCGCGGGCACAAGCCCCCGGCTGGTGTTCGCCAACCTCGACTACGCGCTCTTGCGTGAGCGGCTGGTGCTGCGCGCCGGCCAATTCAAGCGGCCGTTCTCGCGGTCGTTCCTCACCCCGGGCAGCGAGCTGTCGCTGGTCGATCGCCCGCCCACCGTCGCTGCGTTCGGCGACAACGCCGATCTCGGCGTGATGCTGCACGGCGGCGCGGGCCATCGGCTCGAGTACGCCGCCGGCGTGTTCAACGGCGCCGGCCCGAACGTCGTGCCCGATCGCGTTCATCCGCTGGTCGCCGCACGGGTCGGCTACGGCAGCCGGGGTGCCACGCCCTACACCGAGGGCGACCTCTCCGGCGGCGCTGCGCGGGTTGCCATCGCCGCCGCCGTGATGCTCGACCTCGACGCCGACGGCGAGCACGCCGGCTCCACTCGTGCGGTGGTCGACGCGACCGTCATGGCCCACGGTCTCTCGCTCGGCGCCGCGGTGTACGCCCGCACGCGGCAACGCGGCGCGCAGTGGTCGCGCCAATTCCTCGACGCGATCGGTCATCACACGCAGCTCGGCTACGTGATCGCCGGCCGCGTCGAGCCGGTGCTCCGCTACGCCGTCGTGCAACCGATCGGCGTCACCGCCACGCACGAGCTCGCCGGCGGCCTCGCGGTGTATCTGCGCGGCCACGCCATCAAGTGGCAGACCTCGGTGTCCGCACGCCTGGGTGGACGCGGGGCACGCTCGACCGCCGCGGTGACCTTGACCTCGCAGCTCGGCGTCGCGTTCTGA
- a CDS encoding DUF1552 domain-containing protein — MTRARTNLGRRTVLRGLLGGAAIALPLPRLGAMLDGNGVAYADGTGLTPRFLSWFFGNGADPGHWVPAAVGQGAAWTPSPALMPLAAFKPWMSVLSGFEVKVPQLYAHKSAPSAVLTGAQAMDGGDVRLPSIDQLLAPHLSADTVFPTGLHVGISNVTGAGALDFNISFSGPNAPNPPNYSPAALFSTLLSLSGTIEPDPMLFRRQKILDVVATDAKALRARLGSDDRMRLDRHLEGLDQLQTQINATLDAADCGTPVDPDVAYPERGADGEITRARCQAFADLLVYALSCELTRVATHVFSCAACHAPFIEAGLGSVTFHEDFGHRLSPMGVDYATQGFHTGVEYVMGCLAELCQRMQDTPDGNGSLLDNSIIYVTSCVGLPWDHHMDDYPLLVMGKGGGLLRGDIHHRVAGENTSRVPFTLMNALAPQLTSFGQDEGLATEVIPEILA; from the coding sequence ATGACGCGCGCACGCACCAACCTGGGACGACGCACCGTCCTGCGCGGGCTGCTCGGTGGCGCCGCGATCGCACTGCCGTTGCCACGGCTCGGCGCCATGCTCGATGGCAACGGTGTCGCGTATGCCGACGGCACCGGCCTGACGCCGCGGTTCCTGTCGTGGTTCTTCGGGAACGGCGCAGATCCGGGCCATTGGGTGCCGGCGGCGGTCGGGCAGGGGGCTGCGTGGACGCCGAGCCCCGCTCTGATGCCGCTGGCGGCGTTCAAGCCGTGGATGTCGGTGCTCTCGGGCTTCGAGGTCAAGGTGCCGCAGCTCTACGCGCACAAGTCCGCCCCCTCGGCGGTCTTGACCGGTGCGCAGGCGATGGACGGCGGTGACGTGCGCCTGCCGTCCATCGACCAGCTGTTGGCGCCGCATCTCAGCGCAGACACGGTGTTCCCGACCGGTCTGCACGTCGGCATCTCCAACGTCACCGGCGCCGGTGCGCTCGACTTCAACATCTCGTTCTCCGGGCCCAACGCGCCCAATCCGCCCAACTACAGCCCGGCGGCGCTGTTCTCCACGCTGCTGTCGCTGTCGGGCACGATCGAGCCCGATCCGATGCTGTTCCGACGGCAGAAGATCCTCGACGTCGTGGCGACCGACGCGAAGGCTCTGCGCGCGCGGCTCGGCAGCGATGATCGCATGCGGCTCGACCGGCACCTCGAAGGCCTCGACCAGCTGCAGACGCAGATCAACGCCACGCTCGACGCCGCGGACTGCGGCACGCCCGTCGATCCCGATGTCGCGTACCCCGAGCGCGGTGCCGACGGCGAGATCACGCGGGCCCGCTGCCAGGCATTCGCCGACCTGTTGGTCTACGCGCTGTCCTGCGAGCTGACGCGGGTCGCCACGCACGTGTTCTCCTGCGCCGCCTGCCATGCGCCGTTCATCGAAGCCGGGCTCGGCAGCGTCACCTTCCACGAGGACTTCGGTCATCGCCTCAGTCCGATGGGGGTCGACTACGCCACCCAGGGCTTCCACACCGGCGTCGAGTACGTGATGGGCTGCCTCGCCGAGCTGTGCCAACGGATGCAGGACACGCCCGACGGCAACGGCTCGTTGCTCGACAACAGCATCATCTACGTCACCTCGTGCGTGGGCCTGCCCTGGGACCACCACATGGACGACTATCCGCTCCTGGTGATGGGCAAGGGCGGCGGCCTACTGCGCGGCGACATCCACCACCGGGTCGCCGGCGAGAACACCAGCCGCGTGCCGTTCACGCTGATGAACGCGCTCGCGCCCCAGCTGACCTCGTTCGGCCAGGACGAGGGGCTGGCCACCGAGGTCATCCCCGAGATCCTCGCCTAG